CTGGTGAACCGCCAGTAGTCCAATTAGTGCCATTAACTGAGGAACCGGAGAAGGTATCGTAGAGGGAAAAGATGGAGGAGGGGGACGAGAGATCGATCGCATTTGGATTTCCATAATACACGTACAACGTGGCCCCAGTGGTTGGAATACTGGCGAGGATGGTCCAGATTCTCGTAGTACTTAAGTTACAAGCTCCCGTCCCACTCTCCTCAATCCAGTAGGGAAGTGAAGCGCCGGTGGAATCAGCCACCCGAATATCTTGGCAGCTAGATTGAATCTTTTTGGCAGTAATGAGCGTCTTGGTGTCCAGAGTGAAGGAGACTTGGTAGCTTGTGAGTGTTCCGCCAGTACCGTTAGTCACCGTCACCGCTTTACGGTAAGTCCAGCCGTCATTGAACCAGGCTGCTTTGGTGGGGGTTGCAGTGATTTTGAAGACTACTCCGATCACAATGACGGTTAGTACTCCCGCAGCTATTATTCTGGGATTTACAAGGATAATAACTTTGTCATTCCGGGCAAGCGCCACGCGCGACCCGGAATCCAGTAATTTTAACTCAATCCCACTAGATTTTATTAGTTTAATTACCTTTTTTAATCGGTTACTGGATTCCGGGTCAAGCCCGGAATGACAAGGTGGGTTGGCTGGATTCCGGGTCAAGCCCGGAATGACAAGGTGGGTGAGTGATTTAATCTTCAGGATTAATCTAATCAGTTTCTTATTTGTTATTCGTACTCTTAATACAGGCAGTTGCATTACCAATTATTTTAGCATTCTATATACCTATGGCGAGAGGGAGTTTATGTTGTGGCTACGGCCTGTTTTGGCTGCGATATTCCAATCTTTTTTTAAACAGATTTTCGGTGTAACCACCCTCCTTAGCAAACTTAGTTTCGGCCGCTTCAATTTGCTTTTTAAGCAGGTAAGTTTCTATATGGCACAGCGTTAATAAAAAGTTTGCCGCTTCTTCGGGATCCTTGGGTAATATCGGTTTTTCGATTAAGTTTCCTAAGTTACTTAGGTTGCTTATGTTACTTAATCGGTAACCGATTTGTTGGAAGTTTTTTACTCGGGGGTCAGTTTTGGGGTAAATTCTAAGTTTTAAAATCCGTAAAAAATCCTCCAAATCAGCGATTAGCTCTTCGTAAGAGGCGTACGAAATTCCTAAAAGTTTTAGCTGCCCTTTAAGAGAGCAAATTTCGGCCACTCCCTCTACTATGTTTTGTTTGCTACTCCGCGCGGCGTGCAGCATTTGTTCCGCGGTTCTGTGGGTGGGAATGTTTAAGCGGCCTAAGTAGCTTAAGTAACTTAAGAAACTTACGGTTAAATCGTAAATAATTTCGCTGTACCTGTAGGTTAACAGGTTTTTAATAGGGTTCATTTATTCACTACCAATAACTAACCAACTGAATGGCAAATCACTGGGAACTGGAGAGGTAGTCACTACTTTGAAGCTACTACCAGCTTTCTTTTCGATAACACCGAGCGTGGCGCTAGCAGTAGCCTCTGGGGTGAGCATAACTAGTGAAGTAGCTCCAATTCCGGTGCTGGGAACTACTAGTGTTTTGGTGCCGGCGAGTAGAACGGCGTGGCCGGCGTTGGAGGCGCCTTTGACGTTGAAAGCTTCGGCGGTCACCGCTGTTGCCAGTAGACCCTTGCTATTCATTGTGATGTCGCCGTTTAGGAAGCTTAAAGTGCCGGAAAGCGAGTTGATGGTAACGCCTCCCATTGGGTCTAGTCCATCAATAGTTAGCAAGCCGACGGTAATAGTGCCAGTGATCCCGACGTCGCCTAAAGTCGTCTTCCCGAGGACATTGAGCTTCTTGTACATATTGACGTCAACATTGATTTTGCCCAGGTCAACTGCTGTCGTCGCGCCTGCCAACATCGCCGACGGAGAGGCCATTAAAGCTTTTAAGTCACTTAATTGGGTCTGTTGGGCTTTGGCGACTTCAACTAAAAAGCCGGCCATCTTGGGGTAGTCTAGTGATTCATAACCGTTGGCGTTGGTGCCCACTAATTCCGGCAGCACCGCTCCCACTTCCTGCGCAATCATACCCATTTCCCGCTGGCTGCCTAAATACTTAGCGGCATCAACCCCAGTATT
This sequence is a window from candidate division WWE3 bacterium. Protein-coding genes within it:
- a CDS encoding DUF2341 domain-containing protein produces the protein MQLPVLRVRITNKKLIRLILKIKSLTHLVIPGLTRNPANPPCHSGLDPESSNRLKKVIKLIKSSGIELKLLDSGSRVALARNDKVIILVNPRIIAAGVLTVIVIGVVFKITATPTKAAWFNDGWTYRKAVTVTNGTGGTLTSYQVSFTLDTKTLITAKKIQSSCQDIRVADSTGASLPYWIEESGTGACNLSTTRIWTILASIPTTGATLYVYYGNPNAIDLSSPSSIFSLYDTFSGSSVNGTNWTTGGSPVVASGALALTNGATLSSNSTQTTSGLGRLIFAVKQAATNLTGGKIGFSNTASLASNFHADQAAAFIAGSTTEQIKQTGGASLMGQWGLDETNSTQANQFKASGYLDTGKLGQAVSVYGNAAGTAGSTLTFNSGAQISSNNYEHFNSNQGTVSFWVKPNWNGND
- a CDS encoding four helix bundle suffix domain-containing protein, yielding MNPIKNLLTYRYSEIIYDLTVSFLSYLSYLGRLNIPTHRTAEQMLHAARSSKQNIVEGVAEICSLKGQLKLLGISYASYEELIADLEDFLRILKLRIYPKTDPRVKNFQQIGYRLSNISNLSNLGNLIEKPILPKDPEEAANFLLTLCHIETYLLKKQIEAAETKFAKEGGYTENLFKKRLEYRSQNRP